DNA sequence from the Burkholderia pyrrocinia genome:
TCGGCCGTCAGGTCGAGATAGGGGATGCCGGCCCGCAGCGCGGCATCGGCCAGCGGCAGCGCGGTATCGAGGTACGGGCCCGCGCAGTTGATCACGGCGTCCGCGCCGCGCAACGCAGCGTCGAGCGCGGCCGGATCGTCGATCGCCGCGACGCGCGAAGGCGCGACGTCGCGTGTGCCGCTTTCCGCGAGCCGCGCGGCATCGCGGCCGATGCGGATCGCGCCAACGCCGCGCCGGGCCAGTTCTGCGACGACAAACCGCCCGGTGTGACCCGTGGCGCCATAGACCGCAACCGTCTTTCGATCGTCCATGATCAACTCCGCTACAGAACGGTCTGTTTTATAGTACAGACCTGTAGCGTCGTCAACCCCGCGGTGCTATGATCGGTCCACTGTTGCGGTACGGGCGGCCCTGGAAGGCCGAGTCGGGATGAAAAAGGGAATAGACACACAAGGCGGCGCGCTCGATACACGCGAGCGCATTCTGCAAACGGCCAGCGAGCTGTTCTACCGGGAAGGCACACGCGCGGTCGGCGTGGACCTGATCGTCGCGCAGGCGGGCGTCGCGAAGACGAGCCTCTATCGTCACTTCACGACGAAGGACGACCTGATCGAGGCGTTCCTGCTGCGCGAGGACGCGGACTTCTGGGCGCATTGGGATGCGGTGGCGCAGCAGTACAAGCGCACGCCGCGCGAGGAACTGGATGCGCAGCTTCAATGGATCGGCGAGCGCATTGCGCGCCCCGGCTATCGCGGCTGCCCGCAGATCAACATCGCCGCCGAATATGCGGACGACAACCATCCGGCCCGCAAGGTCGCCGTTGCGCACAAGCAGGAACTGCGGCGCCGGCTGACCGAGCTGGCGAGCGCGATGCGAGTCGACGAACCGGAAATTTTCGCGCTGCGGCTCGCGACCGTCATCGACGGCGCGCTGAGCAGCGGGCGTGCGCTGCACGAGCACGGCCCCGTGCATTTCCTGCAGGAATTCGCGCAACTGCTGCTGCCGAAGAAGGGCAGGAAGTAACGCGGCACGCGTCGCGATCCGTGCGCCGGTTCAGCCGCGCGCAGCCGGATCTTCCGACAGCGCGCGCAACTGACCGCGCAACAGATCGACTTCCCCCGGCGCGAAGTGCCGTTCGATATCGGCATGCGTCTGCTGCCACAGCGGAAACGCTTCGGTCAGCAGGTCATGGCCGGCCGGCGTCAGTTCGAGCAGGCGGCTGCGCCCGTCGTCCGGATCCTGCGCGATCGTGACGAGCCCGCGCCGCTCGAGCGGCTTGAGCGCGGCGGTCAGCGTCGTGCGGTCCATCGCGAGCAGCGACGCGACCGATTTCATCGGGGCCGGCTGCGGCCGGTTCAGCGACATCAGCAGAGAAAACTGGCCGTTGGTCAGATCCAGCGGGCGCAACACATCGTCGAAGATGCGCGCAAGGTTGCGCGCCGCGCGCTGCATGTGCAGGCACAGGCAGCAATCGCGCACCATCAGCGTCGTTTCGAAAGGGAGCTTTTCTTTTCGTGCCATGTTGCAATTGTGTTGATATCAACCTATCTTGTCAAGGTCGAGGTGCGGCAGCCCGCCGCGCCCGTCACCGGAGGAGAAAGCATGAGTGCTCAACAGCAGTTGTATCTCGCCGTATTCCTCGGCAGCAAGGACAGCCCGCAGATGAAGGCGTGGGTCGCGCTTTCGGACCAGGAGCGGCGCACGAAAGAGCAGGAAGGCATCGCGGCATGGAAGGCGTGGGTCGAACGCCATCGCGACGCGGTCGTCGAGCTGGGCGGGCCGCTCGGCAAGACCAAGACCGTCGACGCCGGCGGCGTGAAGGACACGGCCAACGCGATGGGCGCGTTTTCGGTCGTGCGTGCTGCTTCGCACGACGCGGCGGCCGCGATGTTCGAAGGCCATCCGCATTTCACGATTTTCCCGGGCGAGAAGATCGACGTGATGCCGGTGCTGCCGATTCCCGGCGTGTGAGCGACGCCGGTCGCAGCGTGTCGCGTTGCGTCGATGCGTCGATGCGTCGATGCGCCGTGGCCTGCATGCGGAGATTTCCCCGACATTCTGGATGGAGACATGCGATGAAGCTTTACGGATTTGCCGGCACCCGCTCGCAACGTGCGCTGTGGGGGCTGAAGGAACTGGATGCGGATTTCGAATTCGTGTCGGTCAACTTGCTCGCGGGCGAGCACAAGCGGCCCGAATTCCTGCGCGTCAATCCGGCCGGCAAGGTGCCCGTGCTGGTGGACGGCGACCGCGTGATTCCCGAGTCGGCCGCGATCGTGCTGTATCTCGCGGACAAGTACCCGGAGAAGGCGCTGCTGCCGATCGATCCGGCGCTGCGCGCCCAGGCCTATCGGTGGGTCATGTTCGCGGTGACGGAGCTCGAGCAGCCGCTGTGGCGGATCACGCGGCACACGTTCCTTTATCCGCCGGAGAAGCGCTCGCCGGCCGACATCGAACTGGCGCGCGAGGATTTCGCGACGATGGCCGCGATCCTCGACGAGCATCTCGAAGGGCGCGAGTTCATCGTCGGCGACACGCTGACGGTGGCCGATTGCGTGACGGCCTACCTGATCGACTGGGCCAGCGAATGCAACCTGATCGAACCGTTTCCGCAACTGCGGGCGTATCTCGACCGGCTGTATGCGCGGCCGAAGGCGCCGCAGCGGATTGCGGAGGCGCGCAAGGCGGCGTGACGGGGCGGCGGTCGGTCATGCGCTGCATCGGCATGGCCGACCGCGATGTTTGCGCAAGGGGCAACCGGCGGTCAGACGCGTTTCACAGCGGTGCGGCATGCAGCGTGAGCGCGGCGCGCGCATGCGGTCACGATACGTTGTCGGGCCCGCCGAGCGCGCGACACAGCATCGACAGGTCGCGGAGCGTGAGGTGCGGCGTCGCGGCATGCTGCGGATCGCGTTCCACTTCCAACTGATGGTCACGCACCACCCATGCCGCCTGTAGCCCGGCATTCAATGCACCGACGACATCGAGGTGGAAGTCGTCCCCCACATGCAGCAATTCCGCCGGACGCACGTCGAGCGCCTCCGCCGCCGCATGGAATATTTCGGGTTCCGGCTTCGCGATCCCGAACGCACGCGCGCTGAGCGTTTCCCGAAAGAATTCGCCGCCGCCGGTCAGCCGGAGGTCCGCATTGCCGTTGGTCACTGCGATCAACGGAAACCGCGCGCTCAGCCATGCCAGTGCCGGCAACGCGTCTTCATAGAACTCGACCCGGTTCCGGGCGGCATAGAAGACTTCGTACGCACGTTCGGTAAGCGCGACATCTTCGTTTGCGCGTTCCAGCGCAAGCCTGATCGATCCGATTCTCAACGCACGATAGTCGCTGACGAGGTCAGGACACAAACGTTCGTATTCCTCACGTAGCTCGCTCAGTGCCTGTTGCGTGGGCAGCACGCTCGCGGTATCGGGCGCGTGCTCGATCAGCCACGCGCGAAGTGTCGCTTCGGCGCGTTCGACGGACGGCCCGAACGGCCACAGGGTGTCGTCGAGGTCGAACGAGAGGGCGGATACCTTGGCGAGGCGCATGATGATTGAAGGGGCGGAGGTCGATTACCACGGCCACGGAACGGAGATTCCGGTTCCGTTCTCGGCGGCCTGCTCATACAGGAAACGCGCGACAGTCAAATCCTGAAGCGCGAGTCCGGTCATGTCGAATACGGTGACGTCGCTCGGCAAGCGGTCGATCGACGCCGTTCCGGCGAGCAGGTCGCCGATTTCGGTGCGCGGCAGATCCGGTGCCCACTGACACTCGCCGATGCTGCGCGCCTGATCGTGATCGTCGACGAAAATACGCGCGCGTTCCAGCACGCCGGCCGGAAGTTCGCGCTTGCCCGCCGTGTCTGCGCCCACGCAGGTCAGATGGGTACCCGGCTGAACCGCATCCGCATCGAACAATGCGCCGCCGCCTGGCGTTGCCGTGATGACCACGTCGCTGCTGGCCACCGCGTCGTTCCGGTCGAGAGCGA
Encoded proteins:
- a CDS encoding TetR/AcrR family transcriptional regulator; its protein translation is MKKGIDTQGGALDTRERILQTASELFYREGTRAVGVDLIVAQAGVAKTSLYRHFTTKDDLIEAFLLREDADFWAHWDAVAQQYKRTPREELDAQLQWIGERIARPGYRGCPQINIAAEYADDNHPARKVAVAHKQELRRRLTELASAMRVDEPEIFALRLATVIDGALSSGRALHEHGPVHFLQEFAQLLLPKKGRK
- a CDS encoding MarR family winged helix-turn-helix transcriptional regulator, encoding MARKEKLPFETTLMVRDCCLCLHMQRAARNLARIFDDVLRPLDLTNGQFSLLMSLNRPQPAPMKSVASLLAMDRTTLTAALKPLERRGLVTIAQDPDDGRSRLLELTPAGHDLLTEAFPLWQQTHADIERHFAPGEVDLLRGQLRALSEDPAARG
- a CDS encoding YciI family protein encodes the protein MSAQQQLYLAVFLGSKDSPQMKAWVALSDQERRTKEQEGIAAWKAWVERHRDAVVELGGPLGKTKTVDAGGVKDTANAMGAFSVVRAASHDAAAAMFEGHPHFTIFPGEKIDVMPVLPIPGV
- a CDS encoding glutathione S-transferase family protein, encoding MKLYGFAGTRSQRALWGLKELDADFEFVSVNLLAGEHKRPEFLRVNPAGKVPVLVDGDRVIPESAAIVLYLADKYPEKALLPIDPALRAQAYRWVMFAVTELEQPLWRITRHTFLYPPEKRSPADIELAREDFATMAAILDEHLEGREFIVGDTLTVADCVTAYLIDWASECNLIEPFPQLRAYLDRLYARPKAPQRIAEARKAA
- a CDS encoding HAD family hydrolase; the protein is MRLAKVSALSFDLDDTLWPFGPSVERAEATLRAWLIEHAPDTASVLPTQQALSELREEYERLCPDLVSDYRALRIGSIRLALERANEDVALTERAYEVFYAARNRVEFYEDALPALAWLSARFPLIAVTNGNADLRLTGGGEFFRETLSARAFGIAKPEPEIFHAAAEALDVRPAELLHVGDDFHLDVVGALNAGLQAAWVVRDHQLEVERDPQHAATPHLTLRDLSMLCRALGGPDNVS